A single Gambusia affinis linkage group LG22, SWU_Gaff_1.0, whole genome shotgun sequence DNA region contains:
- the myo6a gene encoding myosin VIa isoform X8 — protein sequence MLPGSVDPDWTGVDCDRVLTCWWSADTGSGSVLIRTAMEDGKPVWAPHPTDGFQLGTIVDIGADSLTIEPLKQKEKTFLAPVNQVFPAEDDVNKHVEDNCSLMYLNEATLLNNVRVRYSKDKIYTYVANILIAVNPYYDIPKLYAVDTIKQYQGRSLGTLPPHVYAIADKAYRDMKVLKMSQSIIVSGESGAGKTENTKFVLRYLTTSYGTGQDIDERIVEANPLLEAFGNAKTVRNNNSSRFGKFVEIHFNEKNAVVGGFVSHYLLEKSRICTQSSEERNYHIFYRLCAGAPEDIRQKFHLSSPDTFRYLNRGCTRFFATKDTDQQILQNRKSSEHSKAGPLKDPLLDDHGDFTRMSVAMKKIGLGDTEKLDLFRVVAGVLHLGNIDFEEAGSTSGGCTIRNQSGQTLQHCAELLGLEQDDLRVSLTTRVMLTSAGGAKGTAIKVPLKVEQANNARDALAKATYSRLFDHVVTRVNQCFPFDSSANFIGVLDIAGFEYFEHNSFEQFCINYCNEKLQQFFNERILKEEQELYQKEGLGVNEVHYVDNQDCIDLVEAKLVGILDILDEENRLPQPSDQHFTDTVHSKHRNHFRLTIPRKSKLAVHRNVRDDEGFIIRHFAGAVCYETTQFVEKNNDALHMSLESLVSESKDRFVRRLFENAAGSRDAKQKAGKLSFISVGNKFKMQLNILLDKLRSTGSSFIRCVKPNLKMVSHQFEGAQILSQLQCSGMVSVLDLMQGGFPSRAPFHELYNMYQKYMPPKLTRLDPRLFCKALFKALGLDENDYKFGLTKVFFRPGKFAEFDQIMRSDPEHLAALVQKVNTWLIHSRWKKVQWCALSVIKLKNKILYRAGACITMQKTVRMWLCRKKHKPRIDGLVKVQNLRKRMGRFTEVVGGLKEGKQEMSQQIQELENAINALMLKIKNTVMSRIDIDHEYQVLVKRSEKLLTDLQNKKKEEEERERLRRIQEEMERERKRREEEEQHRRQEEEERRLKAEMELKRKQEEEERKKREEEERRLQAELELQLQAEREEEVARQAVLEQERRDRELAMRIAQSEAELIPDETLNDSGLRSNGSSVPSSPERAALQVGAKLKSYTIGPQVQANKAAANAKKFELSKWKYAELRDAINTSCDIELLAACREEFHRRLKVYHAWKARNKKRNAETEQRAPRSVMDYAAQQSLAPPLPALQQELSANRQQRYFRIPFIRPAEQFKEPQQKKGWWYAHFDGAWIARQMELHPDKHPILLVAGKDDMEMCELSLEETGLSRKRGAEILPRQFEEIWERCGGVQYLRSAIESRQARPTFATAMLQSLLK from the exons ACGTTTCTGGCTCCCGTCAACCAGGTTTTCCCCGCTGAAGATGACGTCAACAAACATGTGGAGGATAACT GCTCTCTGATGTACCTGAATGAAGCCACTCTGCTCAACAATGTCCGGGTTCGCTACAGCAAGGACAAAATCTAC ACGTACGTGGCCAACATCCTGATCGCCGTCAACCCGTACTACGACATCCCCAAGCTCTATGCGGTGGACACCATCAAGCAGTACCAGGGCCGGTCGCTGGGGACGCTGCCGCCACATGTCTATGCCATCG CTGACAAGGCTTACCGGGACATGAAGGTCCTGAAGATGAGTCAGTCCATCATCGTGTCCGGAGAGTCCGGCGCCGGCAAGACAGAAAACACCAAGTTTGTTCTCAG GTACCTGACGACTTCATACGGGACGGGTCAGGATATCGACGAGCGGATTGTGGAAG CCAACCCCCTGCTGGAGGCTTTTGGGAATGCGAAGACCGTTCGGAACAACAACAGCAGCCGCTTCGGGAAGTTTGTGGAGATCCACTTCAACGAGAAG AACGCGGTTGTCGGCGGATTTGTGTCCCACTACCTGCTGGAGAAGTCCCGGATCTGCACACAGAGCTCTGAGGAGAGGAACTACCACATCTTCTACCGCCTGTGCGCTGGAGCGCCGGAGGACATTCGCCAGAAGTTCCATCTCAGCTCCCCGGACACCTTCAGG TATCTGAACAGAGGATGCACTCGCTTCTTCGCCACCAAAGACACGGATCAGCAGATTCTGCAGAACCGGAAGAGTTCAGAG CACAGTAAAGCCGGCCCGCTGAAGGACCCGCTGCTGGACGACCACGGAGACTTCACCAGGATGAGCGTCGCCATGAAGAAGATCGGCCTGGGCGACACCGAGAAGCTGGACCTGTTCCGGGTGGTGGCCGGCGTTCTGCATCTGGGCAACATCGACTTCGAGGAGGCCGGAAGCACCTCAG GCGGCTGCACCATCAGGAACCAGTCGGGCCAGACGCTGCAGCACTGCGCTGAGCTGCTGGGCCTGGAGCAAGACGACCTCAGGGTCAGCCTCACCACCAGGGTTATGCTCACGTCTGCAGGAGGCGCCAAGGGGACGGCCATCAA GGTGCCCCTGAAGGTGGAGCAGGCCAACAACGCCCGGGATGCGCTGGCCAAGGCCACCTACAGCCGGCTCTTCGACCACGTGGTGACGCGGGTCAACCAGTGCTTCCCCTTCGACTCCTCGGCTAACTTCATCGGCGTGCTGGACATCGCCGGCTTTG AATACTTTGAACACAACAGCTTTGAGCAGTTCTGCATCAACTACTGCAACGAGAAGCTGCAGCAATTCTTCAACGAGCGCATTCTGAAGGAG GAACAAGAGCTGTACCAGAAGGAGGGGCTGGGGGTCAACGAGGTTCACTACGTGGACAACCAGGACTGCATCG ACCTGGTGGAGGCCAAGCTGGTGGGCATTCTGGACATCTTAGACGAGGAGAACCGCCTGCCTCAGCCCAGTGACCAGCACTTCACCGACACGGTTCACAGCAAACACAGGAACCACTTCCGCCTCACG ATTCCCAGGAAGTCCAAGCTGGCCGTCCACCGGAACGTCCGGGACGACGAAGGTTTCATCATCCGCCACTTTGCCGGAGCCGTGTGCTACGAGACG ACCCAGTTTGTGGAGAAGAACAACGACGCGCTGCACATGTCCCTGGAGAGCCTGGTGAGCGAGTCCAAGGACCGCTTCGTCCGCCGGCTCTTTGAGAACGCTGCCGGCAGCCGGGACGCCAAGCAGAAGGCCGGGAAGCTCAGCTTCATCAGCGTCGGAAACAAGTTTAAG ATGCAGCTGAATATTCTCCTGGACAAGCTGCGCAGCACG GGCTCCAGCTTCATCCGCTGCGTCAAACCCAACCTGAAGATGGTCAGCCACCAGTTTGAAGGAGCTCAGATCCTCTCCCAGCTGCAGTGCTCCG GAATGGTGTCGGTTCTGGACCTGATGCAGGGCGGCTTTCCCTCCAGAGCTCCTTTCCATGAACTCTACAACATGTACCAGAAGTACATGCCGCCCAAGCTGACCCGCCTCGACCCGCGGCTCTTCTGTAAG GCTTTGTTCAAAGCTCTGGGACTCGACGAGAACGACTACAAGTTCGGCCTCACCAAAGTGTTCTTCCGCCCTGGAAAG TTCGCAGAGTTTGACCAGATCATGAGGTCCGACCCGGAGCACCTGGCGGCGCTGGTCCAGAAGGTCAACACATGGCTGATCCACAGCCGCTGGAAGAAGGTCCAGTGGTGCGCTCTGTCCGTCATCAAGC TGAAGAACAAGATCCTGTACCGGGCCGGCGCCTGCATCACCATGCAGAAGACGGTCCGCATGTGGCTCTGCAGGAAGAAGCACAAGCCTCG CATCGACGGGCTGGTGAAGGTCCAGAacctgaggaagaggatgggCCGCTTCACGGAGGTGGTGGGAGGCCTGAAGGAGGGAAAGCAGGAGATGAGCCAGCAGATCCAGGAGCTGGAGAACGCCATCAACGCCCTGATGCTGAAGATCAAG AACACCGTGATGAGCCGCATCGACATCGACCACGAGTACCAGGTTCTGGTGAAGCGGTCGGAAAAGCTGCTGACGGACCTGCAGAacaagaagaaggaggaggaggagcgcgAGCGTCTGCGCCGCATCCAGGAGGAGATGGAGcgtgagaggaagaggagggaggaggaggagcagcaccgcaggcaggaggaggaggagcgccGCCT GAAGGCAGAGATGGAGCTGAAGAggaagcaggaagaggaggaaaggaagaagagggaggaagaagagaggcGGCTGCAG GCGGAGCTGGAGCTCCAGCTGCAGGCGGAGCGGGAGGAGGAAGTGGCGCGGCAGGCGGTGCTGGAGCAGGAGCGGAGGGACCGGGAGCTGGCCATGCGGATCGCCCAGAGCGAGGCGGAGCTGATCCCCGACGAGACACTGAACGACTCTGGGCTGCGCAG TAACGGCTCCTCCGTTCCATCGTCTCCAGAGAGAGCAGC TCTGCAGGTCGGCGCCAAGCTGAAGAGCTACACCAT AGGGCCGCAGGTTCAGGCCAACAAAGCTGCTGCCAACGCCAAAAAGTTTGAGTTAAGCAAATGGAAGTACGCCGAGCTGCGGGACGCCATCAACACATCATGTG ACATCGAGCTGCTGGCCGCCTGCAGGGAGGAGTTCCACCGGCGGCTGAAGGTGTACCACGCCTGGAAGGCCCGGAACAAGAAGAGGAACGCCGAGACGGAGCAGCGAGCGCCGCGCTCCGTCATGGACTACG CAGCCCAGCAGAGCTTGGCCCCGCCCCTCCCGGcgctgcagcaggagctgtcGGCCAATCGGCAGCAGCGTTACTTCCGCATCCCGTTCATCCGGCCGGCGGAACAGTTCAAGGAGCCGCAGCAGAAGAAAGGCTGGTGGTACGCGCACTTCGACGGCGCCTGGATCGCCCGACAGATGGAGCTGCACCCCGACAAGCACCCCATCCTGCTGGTGGCAG ggaAGGACGACATGGAGATGTGCGAGCTGAGCCTGGAGGAGACGGGTCTGTCCCGGAAGCGCGGCGCGGAGATTCTGCCCCGGCAGTTCGAGGAGATCTGGGAGCGCTGCGGCGGAGTGCAGTACCTGCGCAGCGCCATCGAGAGCCGCCAGGCGCGCCCCACCTTCGCCACCGCCATGCTGCAGAGCCTGCTGAAGTGA
- the myo6a gene encoding myosin VIa isoform X5 produces the protein MLPGSVDPDWTGVDCDRVLTCWWSADTGSGSVLIRTAMEDGKPVWAPHPTDGFQLGTIVDIGADSLTIEPLKQKEKTFLAPVNQVFPAEDDVNKHVEDNCSLMYLNEATLLNNVRVRYSKDKIYTYVANILIAVNPYYDIPKLYAVDTIKQYQGRSLGTLPPHVYAIADKAYRDMKVLKMSQSIIVSGESGAGKTENTKFVLRYLTTSYGTGQDIDERIVEANPLLEAFGNAKTVRNNNSSRFGKFVEIHFNEKNAVVGGFVSHYLLEKSRICTQSSEERNYHIFYRLCAGAPEDIRQKFHLSSPDTFRYLNRGCTRFFATKDTDQQILQNRKSSEHSKAGPLKDPLLDDHGDFTRMSVAMKKIGLGDTEKLDLFRVVAGVLHLGNIDFEEAGSTSGGCTIRNQSGQTLQHCAELLGLEQDDLRVSLTTRVMLTSAGGAKGTAIKVPLKVEQANNARDALAKATYSRLFDHVVTRVNQCFPFDSSANFIGVLDIAGFEYFEHNSFEQFCINYCNEKLQQFFNERILKEEQELYQKEGLGVNEVHYVDNQDCIDLVEAKLVGILDILDEENRLPQPSDQHFTDTVHSKHRNHFRLTIPRKSKLAVHRNVRDDEGFIIRHFAGAVCYETTQFVEKNNDALHMSLESLVSESKDRFVRRLFENAAGSRDAKQKAGKLSFISVGNKFKMQLNILLDKLRSTGSSFIRCVKPNLKMVSHQFEGAQILSQLQCSGMVSVLDLMQGGFPSRAPFHELYNMYQKYMPPKLTRLDPRLFCKALFKALGLDENDYKFGLTKVFFRPGKFAEFDQIMRSDPEHLAALVQKVNTWLIHSRWKKVQWCALSVIKLKNKILYRAGACITMQKTVRMWLCRKKHKPRIDGLVKVQNLRKRMGRFTEVVGGLKEGKQEMSQQIQELENAINALMLKIKNTVMSRIDIDHEYQVLVKRSEKLLTDLQNKKKEEEERERLRRIQEEMERERKRREEEEQHRRQEEEERRLKAEMELKRKQEEEERKKREEEERRLQAELELQLQAEREEEVARQAVLEQERRDRELAMRIAQSEAELIPDETLNDSGLRSNGSSVPSSPERAAEEMAKEMTELLARGPQVQANKAAANAKKFELSKWKYAELRDAINTSCDIELLAACREEFHRRLKVYHAWKARNKKRNAETEQRAPRSVMDYDVPSAARETPAQQSLAPPLPALQQELSANRQQRYFRIPFIRPAEQFKEPQQKKGWWYAHFDGAWIARQMELHPDKHPILLVAGKDDMEMCELSLEETGLSRKRGAEILPRQFEEIWERCGGVQYLRSAIESRQARPTFATAMLQSLLK, from the exons ACGTTTCTGGCTCCCGTCAACCAGGTTTTCCCCGCTGAAGATGACGTCAACAAACATGTGGAGGATAACT GCTCTCTGATGTACCTGAATGAAGCCACTCTGCTCAACAATGTCCGGGTTCGCTACAGCAAGGACAAAATCTAC ACGTACGTGGCCAACATCCTGATCGCCGTCAACCCGTACTACGACATCCCCAAGCTCTATGCGGTGGACACCATCAAGCAGTACCAGGGCCGGTCGCTGGGGACGCTGCCGCCACATGTCTATGCCATCG CTGACAAGGCTTACCGGGACATGAAGGTCCTGAAGATGAGTCAGTCCATCATCGTGTCCGGAGAGTCCGGCGCCGGCAAGACAGAAAACACCAAGTTTGTTCTCAG GTACCTGACGACTTCATACGGGACGGGTCAGGATATCGACGAGCGGATTGTGGAAG CCAACCCCCTGCTGGAGGCTTTTGGGAATGCGAAGACCGTTCGGAACAACAACAGCAGCCGCTTCGGGAAGTTTGTGGAGATCCACTTCAACGAGAAG AACGCGGTTGTCGGCGGATTTGTGTCCCACTACCTGCTGGAGAAGTCCCGGATCTGCACACAGAGCTCTGAGGAGAGGAACTACCACATCTTCTACCGCCTGTGCGCTGGAGCGCCGGAGGACATTCGCCAGAAGTTCCATCTCAGCTCCCCGGACACCTTCAGG TATCTGAACAGAGGATGCACTCGCTTCTTCGCCACCAAAGACACGGATCAGCAGATTCTGCAGAACCGGAAGAGTTCAGAG CACAGTAAAGCCGGCCCGCTGAAGGACCCGCTGCTGGACGACCACGGAGACTTCACCAGGATGAGCGTCGCCATGAAGAAGATCGGCCTGGGCGACACCGAGAAGCTGGACCTGTTCCGGGTGGTGGCCGGCGTTCTGCATCTGGGCAACATCGACTTCGAGGAGGCCGGAAGCACCTCAG GCGGCTGCACCATCAGGAACCAGTCGGGCCAGACGCTGCAGCACTGCGCTGAGCTGCTGGGCCTGGAGCAAGACGACCTCAGGGTCAGCCTCACCACCAGGGTTATGCTCACGTCTGCAGGAGGCGCCAAGGGGACGGCCATCAA GGTGCCCCTGAAGGTGGAGCAGGCCAACAACGCCCGGGATGCGCTGGCCAAGGCCACCTACAGCCGGCTCTTCGACCACGTGGTGACGCGGGTCAACCAGTGCTTCCCCTTCGACTCCTCGGCTAACTTCATCGGCGTGCTGGACATCGCCGGCTTTG AATACTTTGAACACAACAGCTTTGAGCAGTTCTGCATCAACTACTGCAACGAGAAGCTGCAGCAATTCTTCAACGAGCGCATTCTGAAGGAG GAACAAGAGCTGTACCAGAAGGAGGGGCTGGGGGTCAACGAGGTTCACTACGTGGACAACCAGGACTGCATCG ACCTGGTGGAGGCCAAGCTGGTGGGCATTCTGGACATCTTAGACGAGGAGAACCGCCTGCCTCAGCCCAGTGACCAGCACTTCACCGACACGGTTCACAGCAAACACAGGAACCACTTCCGCCTCACG ATTCCCAGGAAGTCCAAGCTGGCCGTCCACCGGAACGTCCGGGACGACGAAGGTTTCATCATCCGCCACTTTGCCGGAGCCGTGTGCTACGAGACG ACCCAGTTTGTGGAGAAGAACAACGACGCGCTGCACATGTCCCTGGAGAGCCTGGTGAGCGAGTCCAAGGACCGCTTCGTCCGCCGGCTCTTTGAGAACGCTGCCGGCAGCCGGGACGCCAAGCAGAAGGCCGGGAAGCTCAGCTTCATCAGCGTCGGAAACAAGTTTAAG ATGCAGCTGAATATTCTCCTGGACAAGCTGCGCAGCACG GGCTCCAGCTTCATCCGCTGCGTCAAACCCAACCTGAAGATGGTCAGCCACCAGTTTGAAGGAGCTCAGATCCTCTCCCAGCTGCAGTGCTCCG GAATGGTGTCGGTTCTGGACCTGATGCAGGGCGGCTTTCCCTCCAGAGCTCCTTTCCATGAACTCTACAACATGTACCAGAAGTACATGCCGCCCAAGCTGACCCGCCTCGACCCGCGGCTCTTCTGTAAG GCTTTGTTCAAAGCTCTGGGACTCGACGAGAACGACTACAAGTTCGGCCTCACCAAAGTGTTCTTCCGCCCTGGAAAG TTCGCAGAGTTTGACCAGATCATGAGGTCCGACCCGGAGCACCTGGCGGCGCTGGTCCAGAAGGTCAACACATGGCTGATCCACAGCCGCTGGAAGAAGGTCCAGTGGTGCGCTCTGTCCGTCATCAAGC TGAAGAACAAGATCCTGTACCGGGCCGGCGCCTGCATCACCATGCAGAAGACGGTCCGCATGTGGCTCTGCAGGAAGAAGCACAAGCCTCG CATCGACGGGCTGGTGAAGGTCCAGAacctgaggaagaggatgggCCGCTTCACGGAGGTGGTGGGAGGCCTGAAGGAGGGAAAGCAGGAGATGAGCCAGCAGATCCAGGAGCTGGAGAACGCCATCAACGCCCTGATGCTGAAGATCAAG AACACCGTGATGAGCCGCATCGACATCGACCACGAGTACCAGGTTCTGGTGAAGCGGTCGGAAAAGCTGCTGACGGACCTGCAGAacaagaagaaggaggaggaggagcgcgAGCGTCTGCGCCGCATCCAGGAGGAGATGGAGcgtgagaggaagaggagggaggaggaggagcagcaccgcaggcaggaggaggaggagcgccGCCT GAAGGCAGAGATGGAGCTGAAGAggaagcaggaagaggaggaaaggaagaagagggaggaagaagagaggcGGCTGCAG GCGGAGCTGGAGCTCCAGCTGCAGGCGGAGCGGGAGGAGGAAGTGGCGCGGCAGGCGGTGCTGGAGCAGGAGCGGAGGGACCGGGAGCTGGCCATGCGGATCGCCCAGAGCGAGGCGGAGCTGATCCCCGACGAGACACTGAACGACTCTGGGCTGCGCAG TAACGGCTCCTCCGTTCCATCGTCTCCAGAGAGAGCAGC GGAGGAAATGGCGAAGGAGATGACCGAACTTCTGGCCCG AGGGCCGCAGGTTCAGGCCAACAAAGCTGCTGCCAACGCCAAAAAGTTTGAGTTAAGCAAATGGAAGTACGCCGAGCTGCGGGACGCCATCAACACATCATGTG ACATCGAGCTGCTGGCCGCCTGCAGGGAGGAGTTCCACCGGCGGCTGAAGGTGTACCACGCCTGGAAGGCCCGGAACAAGAAGAGGAACGCCGAGACGGAGCAGCGAGCGCCGCGCTCCGTCATGGACTACG ATGTTCCGTCTGCAGCCAGAGAAACAC CAGCCCAGCAGAGCTTGGCCCCGCCCCTCCCGGcgctgcagcaggagctgtcGGCCAATCGGCAGCAGCGTTACTTCCGCATCCCGTTCATCCGGCCGGCGGAACAGTTCAAGGAGCCGCAGCAGAAGAAAGGCTGGTGGTACGCGCACTTCGACGGCGCCTGGATCGCCCGACAGATGGAGCTGCACCCCGACAAGCACCCCATCCTGCTGGTGGCAG ggaAGGACGACATGGAGATGTGCGAGCTGAGCCTGGAGGAGACGGGTCTGTCCCGGAAGCGCGGCGCGGAGATTCTGCCCCGGCAGTTCGAGGAGATCTGGGAGCGCTGCGGCGGAGTGCAGTACCTGCGCAGCGCCATCGAGAGCCGCCAGGCGCGCCCCACCTTCGCCACCGCCATGCTGCAGAGCCTGCTGAAGTGA